GGCACCACTCCTGCTCCTGGCCCAGAACCGGCAGGATGACCGGGACCGTGTCTCACTCCAGCAGGACCGGCAGCGTGCCGAACGCAATCTTTCCGACACCGAGTACTTGACACGGGAGCTGGCCTCTCTCCGCATCGCCCTGCGTGAAGTAGCCACCCGTGATTATGTCCGGACCGAACTCCGCAGTCTCCTGGAAGACATCATCGACGCCCAGGAAGAGCTTTGCGAGACCGAATCCGCCGCGGACGGAAACGAGTCTCCTGGCGAGAAGGTCAAGGAGAAACTGAAGGAGAAGCGCGACAAGTCCCGTGGCCCCCGCACACAGCAGATCCCCAAGGTCCGCCAACCGCGAGCCACTGGCCCACAGCATTCCACCGCAAAACCGTCGCCTGAAACCCCTGAAAGCCGAGCCTGACCGTATGAGCACCGCATCTGCCGAGGCGCTGCATGCTGCCCTGGCAACCGTCATCGATCCCGAACTCCGCCGCCCCATCACGGAGCTCGGAATGCTGGAATCGGTGTCTTCCGACGACACCGGCGCGGTCCATGTCGCCGTCCTGTTGACCATTGCCGGCTGCCCCCTTCGGGAGACCATCACGCAGGACGCCACCGCGGCTTTGTCGCAAGTAGAGGGTGTCAGGTCCGTGGACGTGGAGCTGAAGGTCATGACCCCGGCCCAGCGTGAAGCGCTCAAGGAACAGCTCCGCGGTCCAGGCGGCCAGCGCGGCATACCCTTCACCAAACCGGGCTCCCTGACCAAGGTCTACGCCGTAGCCAGCGGAAAAGGCGGTGTGGGGAAGTCCTCGGTCACCGTCAATTTGGCCTGCGCATTGGCTGCCCAGGGTCTTCGGGTAGGCATCGTTGACGCCGACGTCCACGGCTTCTCAGTGCCCGCCTTGATGGGTATCACCCAAAAGCCCACTCAGGTGGATGACATGATTCTGCCGCCGGTGGCCTACGGCGTGAAGGTCATCTCCATTGGCATGTTCGTGGCAGGCAACCAGCCGGTGGCCTGGCGCGGTCCCATGCTGCACAGGGCCTTGGAACAATTCCTCACGGACGTCTATTTTGGCGACCTCGATGCCCTGTTCCTCGACCTGCCTCCCGGCACGGGCGACATCGCCATTTCCGTGGCCCAGCTGCTGCCCAATGCCGAGATTTTGGTGGTGACCACGCCGCAAGCCGCTGCTGCGGACGTCGCCGAACGCGCTGGAACGATCGCCACCCAGACGGGCCAGAAAGTGGCCGGCGTCATCGAAAACATGTCATTCCTGGAAATGCCCGACGGCGGCAGGATGGAATTGTTCGGAAGTGGCGGTGGCGCCATCCTGGCTGGGCGACTGAGCGCTGCCGTCGGCAGCGAGGTTCCTTTGTTGGGCCAGATTCCCTTTGATATCCGGCTGCGGGAAGGCGGTGACGCCGGAAAACCCGTGGTCCTGGCAGCACCCGAAACTGCGGCCGCGAAGGCTATGCAGGGCGTGGCTTCGGCCTTGGCCTCACGACCCCGCGGGCTGTCAGGTCTGTCACTGGGGATCGAACCCCGCTGACGCTTACCGCTCGCAAGGGCGGCACTATTAATCAGGTCAGGTTGCTTCGGAATCGAAGGGTGCAGCTTCGCCTTCAGCCAGCCGCTCGATGACCCGGGCGGGGGCCTTTGGCTTGGTCTCCACGGATGCAGCCGCCGCAGCAGCTGTGGCGGCAACGGCAGGCGCTCCAGCGCTCACGGGCTTGGTGTCGTCATCCAGCAGCGCGTCCTTGATGATGCGCCGGGGATCGTATTGGCGGGGGTCATATTTCTTCCAGTCGACGTCATCGATATCGATGCCGACTTCTTCCTTGATCTGCTCACGCGCACCCGACGCCATCCGACGGACTTCCTTGACCAGGTTGGCAAGCTTTTGAGTGTATTCGGGCAAACGGCTGGGACCGATGACGAGTACGCCGATAATCAGAAGGAGTATGAACTCCGGGCCGTTGATTCCAAGCACGCTACGAAGATTACCTTGTCTGTGGTGCCGCTCATAAACCGGCGGGTCGGAGAAGGGTCTGGAGTCCGCGCAGCAGCCTCGCGTACCAGGCTTCGGCGCCTTCGCTGGGCTGATCAGCTGCCATGGATTCGCCTGCCCGGACGATTTCAGGGACCGCATCATCCGCAGTGTCGGCAGGAAGGTCCGAGGCATAGCTGATCACTGCAGCGGGCATGGTGTACACGGCCTTCCACGGGCTCCCCTGCGTGACAGAAAGCCGCGCCGATGTCGTTGCTCCCTGAGCTGGCTGATCAGCCGGGAGATGCTCCTCCACAATGGTGGCGTAGTGGCCGTTGCTTTCCAGCCTCATTTCCACCGCCGGATGCCCGTTGTGCATAGTGCCGTGGGCCGAGACCACTGTGAAGCCCATTCCTGCCAGCTCGGGGCACGCCCACCCTTCTTCCCGCAGGGCGTCCAGCTGGGCGGAGCTCAAGCTGACAGTGCTGCCGGCCCGGAATACAGGGCCGGCCATGCTTTCCACCGGATTTCCTGTCCACGCTCCGGCAAGTGCACCGACGTTGCTGGTTCCGCCTCGGACCTGCGGAACGCTGTCACCGGCCACCACGTACGCGGACACCCCCAAGGCACCGGCGCTGACAGCCAGCGTGCCGGCTGCGACGCCCGCGAGGCGAAGCCCCCGGCGGATGCCGCTGGACGACGGCCTGGCGGCAAAGTCCTGGCCAGGCTCATTGGCAAGGCGCTCAGTATGCTGAATCAGCCGCGCGGCAAGGTCCTGGCTGGCTTCAGGCACGGAAGCACCCCGAAGACGTTCAAGGTACTGCCGTTCGCGGCGAAGGGCATTACTGCAATCGGTGCATTCCTGAACATGGTCCGGGTTGCGGGTATGGCGCAGGGCAGCCATTTTGCGCCGGGACAACAGTCCCGGACGACGAGGATGTCGAGGCATCGACGTCCTAAAGGATGCTTGCGATGCGCGGCATCTTCAGGCGCGGCTTGCGGGCCTCTGCCGGACGGGGATCGCGGTGGGCGAGTTTCTCACGCAGCATGGTCCTGCCGCGGTGGATGCGGGACCTGACGGTTCCCAGCTTGACGCCAAGCGCCTCTGCAACCTCGTCATAGGAAAGGCCCTCGAGATCGCACAGCACGACGGCGGCGCGGAAGTCCGGCGGCAGTTCTTCCAACGCACGCTGGACATCCAGGTCAAGGTTGTTGTGTTCGAAGCTCTGCTCCGGACCGGGTTCGCGGCCGGGCAGGCGGGACTCTGCGTCCTCAGCGAGGGCATCAAAACGGATCCTGCTCTTGCGCCGGGCCTGGTCAAGGAACAGGTTGGTGGTAATGCGGTGCAACCAGCCATCCAAAGTTCCCGGCTTGAAATTCTCCAGCGACCGGAACACCCGGACAAAGACCTCCTGGGTGAGGTCCTCGGCGTCGAACTTGTTGCCCGTCAGGCGGTAGGCGAGGCGATATACCTTGGCGGAGTGGTTGGCCACCACTTCCTCCCAGCTGGGCATGACCCAGTCGGCAACGCCGTCAATACTCTCCGATATTTGGACTGGCGCAGCATGCAATGCCGGCATCGTCCACTCCCCTCAAACTGTGGTTCACCGAATCCCTCGGCGCCGGCCACCTCTTGGATGATCGGACCATTATCATCCCAAGGTTGTCTGGGAATTTCCTGACTGGGGCAGGTTTTTCCCGCAGGGCTGAAGACAGGGCTGAAGACAGCGCTGGACACAGCTGCAGGAGGGCTGCCCAACAGCGGGTTTACGTGTGCTTACACAGTAGTCTTGGTACAAACACCCCTACCCGCGGAAAGCGAAACCCTTCATGAGTGCCGACAAGTCAAGCAGCTGGTCCTATGCAGAAGATCTGCCTGCTGAGGATGACGTCTTGTTGCGCGCCCGGGAGCGGTCTTTCGAACTGGGAGTCACGCCCATCAGCCCCGGCGTGGGCGCAGTGCTCACGGTCCTCGCTGCCGCATCCAAGGCACAGACAGTAGTTGAAGTCGGATCGGGAGCCGGAGTGTCCGGTGTTTGCCTGCTCCGGGGCTTGAGCCCCCAGGCCGTCCTGACCACCATCGACGTTGACGTGGAGCACCTGAAAGCCGCCAGGGAAGCATTCCTGGAATCCGGGAGCCCGGCCAACCGCACCCGCACCATTTCAGGCCGTGCGGCCGACGTCTTGCCTCGCTTGACGGATTCGGCCTATGACCTCGTCTTCATCGACGCCGACAAGCCCAACTTCCCCAAGTACGTGGAACAGGCCATCCGCCTCCTCAAGTCCGGCGGCACGCTGGTGATCAACGACGCCCTGGACAAGGACCGGGTGGCCAACCCGGCGGCACGCGATTCCACCACCGCGGTGCTGCGCCAGATCGGCAAGGCAATCCGCGATGACGATCGGCTGGCGTCGGCGATGCTGCCCACCGGTGATGGACTGCTGGTGGCCGTCAAGAGGTAGGGCACCAGCCTTCCTTAAACCAAAAAGCAGGGCCCCGGCTCAGCCGGGCCCTGCTTGGTAAATCTATCCGGTCACGCCTACGAGGCATTCCTTGAGGTTCTCCGCCTCGGCGGCGTTGAGCTCGACCACAAGCCGTCCCCCGCCTTCGAGCGGCACACGCATGATCAGGCTGCGTCCCTCTTTGGTAACTTCCATCGGGCCGTCGCCAGTACGTGGTTTCATCGCCGCCATTAGGAAAATCCCCTCCATTTGTCCCAAGTCACGCCCAACCCGGCCGGGCTGGATCCGCGTCGCAATTGCAGCCGGCGGCAACGCTTGGGAGGCCGCCTTGGCCGGGCACTTTTAGGTGCTTTGTCCTTGCTCTTAGACCATTATCCCGTACTTAACCGTCCGTAGCGAATCAGCACGCCATTTGTCCGGTCTTTGTACATATTGCCATTCCCCGGCAAAGCTGCACGTCAGGGCGGATAGTCGCCTCCCCCGGGCAGCTGGGCCCACGCCCACAGCCATACCACCCAGACAATCTGGAGCAGGATGAACATGGCCACCACGGTCCCCCGGTATGCCTTGGATTTGGACAGCAGGGCTGCCCCCAGCGCCAGTGGGAACAGCGGCAGAAGCATACGGAACGTGCTGGTTTGCGGGTGCAGGAAAACCAGCAGGTAGCCCATGTAACAGGCACACCACAGTCGCATCTCCGTTCCGATTTCCCGGACCGGCCTGGACACCATCACCAGCACGAAGAGTCCGGTGAAAACAAAGGGAGCCAGTACTCCCAACACCGGCCCGAACAACATCCGGCCGGTATCAAACCAGGGCTTGAAGGGCACAAGGTCGTGACCACGCCACGCCGTTTCAGTGCGGGTGTAGGCCGCCGGATCCCCTGTCACGGCCCAGGCGATGGCAGGCCACGCCAGCGCAGCCAGACCCGTGGCGAACACGAGGACGGCCAGTGATACCAGGCTGCGCGTCGACGTCGGGTCTGTTGCCTTGCCGGCATTTGCGGCACTGCCATCAGCCGGCAGTGCCATTGGCGACTGCCGGAACCGTTGCCACAACCGCCACAGGAACAGCAGCCCCAGCATGGCGGCAAACGGCACCCCGGTGGGCCTGGACAGGCACATCAGGAGCACCACGGGAATGGCCGAAAGGTAGTGGCGCCTGACCACGAGTAGCAGTGACGATGCCAGAAGCAGCAGGTTCAGCGATTCGGCGTACGGGACCTGCAGGATGGGAGACACCGGGAAAGTGGAAACGAAAATGACGCCCCAGATGGCGGTACGCCGACCCGCGAACTCCCGGAAGAGCAGGTAAATGACCAGCGCCGCACCGAGGCCCGCCAGCATTGCGATGGCCGTGAGGGCGGGCAAAGTCCCCATCCCCGTGATGGCAGACAAGCCCCGGGCCAGGAAAGGAAACAGCGCGTAGAACGCCCAGGCATTTTCCTTGACAACGCCGTTGGCGTCCACGGGAAGCTCTGCAGGATAGCCCTTGTCTGCCGCTTCCTGGTACCAGCGCCCGTCCCAGATGGTGATGAAGTTCCAGTAATCCGGCGCCGGCGGAAACCACGGGTTGATGCCTTGGTGGATGGCTGCGGCCATGAAGATACACGCGCTGACAAGCCTGGCCACGACGAAGACCAAGGAAACCTGAAGCCACCATGGCCACGCCGACATCCGTGCGGCCACGGCTGAGGCAGAGCCCGAAATCCGTTCCGTGGGCCCTTGCCCGGCCTTGCTCCTGGTCTGTGGACTCACGGCTTGATCCGGTCGGGTTCGCCGTCCTCAAGCCGCGGCTGCGCCTGCGCGCTGAGTCGTTCGATCTCCTGGTCTTTGGCGTGCAACTGGTCCCGCAGGTCATCAAGGACCTGGTCAACCTGATCCATGCGGTATCCCCTCAACCCCAGGGCGAAACGCAGGGAATCGACGTCGGACGGCTTGGCCTTGGACGGCAGCACCACCGGAGGCAGGCTTGGCACGGGGTCGTCAAGGCCAGCGCCAATCGCGCGTCCCCGGACGATCCCGGCTCCGAGGTACAGCACAGCGCCGATGAGGACAATCGCGAGAAACACCAGGAAAAAGCTCACAGGACCATCGTGCCAGAAACGGCCGGCTATTCCGGGCGCTGGTTTCCGTTGGGAGTAGGAGGCAGCGGCGCCCCGTGCAAAACGCGGTGCACGGCGTCCGCGGGGTCATCCACCAGTTGGATCAGGTCAAGGTCCTTTTCGGACACCATGCCCTCAGCCACCAGAGTCTCCCGGATCCACTCGATCATGGGTCCCCAGAACCTGACCCCCAAAAGAACGATGGGGAACGATGTCACCTTGCGGGTCTGCACCAGCACCATGGCTTCGAAAAGTTCATCCAGGGTGCCGAGGCCGCCGGGCAGGACGACGAAGCCCTGCGCGTACTTGACGAACATGGTTTTGCGGGCGAAGAAATACCGGAAGTTGATGCCCAGGTCCACCCACTGGTTGAGTCCTTGCTCGAACGGCAGTTCGATGCCCAGGCCTACGGAGACCCCGTTGCCTTCCACGGCACCCTTGTTGGCCGCTTCCATGGAACCGGGACCTCCACCGGTGATCACTGCGACTCCGGCTTCGGCCAGTTTGCGTCCGACGTCCACGGCCATTTCGTAGTACTCGGTCCCGGGCTTTGTCCGTGCGGAACCGAACACGCTGACGGCCGGGCCCAAGTCAGCAAGCGCTCCGAAGCCCTCCACGAATTCGCTCTGAATCCTCAGGACACGCCAGGGATCGGTGTGGATGAACTGTCCGGCGCCACTGGTATCCAGCAAATGTTGGTCAGACATCCCCGTGTCCGCTTGTTTACGGCGAAGCTCCAAGGAGCCCTTGTGCTTGGCCGGCGCGATGTCCGAGGGCAGGGGCACGTGGCTGGCCCTGACCTGGCCGTTGGCATCCGGGTGGGGTACTGGGTGCTGGCTGATGCTCATTGCCCAAGGCTAGCGCTTACAGCTGCCTGCTCCGTTGCTGCGACCCGGTTCTTGCATTGCAGTCTGGTATATCGCTGTGGGGCAGGTTTCTGTTCAGTCACGATCTTGAGGAAGTTGCCGTGACCGTGGTCATATTTGCTTCTTTGTTCGCTAGATTCGTCGTATGACTACTCAAGCGTCCGGCGATGCCCTCGTCTCCCTGAATGGCGTCAACAAGCATTACGGTCAACTGCACGTCCTCAAGGACATCAACCTTCAGGTCAAGAAGGGTGAAGTGGTAGTGGTAATCGGGCCCTCAGGTTCCGGTAAGTCCACACTCTGCCGTGCCATCAACCGTTTGGAAACCATCGACGACGGTGACATCGCCATCGACGGGAAGAAGCTTCCCGAAGAAGGCAAGGACCTCGCGCACCTGCGTGCCGACGTCGGAATGGTCTTCCAGTCCTTCAACCTGTTCGCCCACAAGACGATTCTTGAGAACGTCACGTTGGGTCCCATCAAGGTTAAGGGTGTGGCCAAGGGCACGGCCGACAAGGAAGCCATGGCCCTCCTTGAGCGCGTTGGCGTTGGGCACCAGGCTCCCAAACTTCCTGCCCAGCTCTCCGGTGGCCAGCAACAGCGCGTTGCCATCGCACGCGCTCTTGCCATGAAGCCGAAGGTCATGTTGTTCGACGAGCCGACGTCCGCGTTGGACCCCGAAATGATCAACGAAGTCCTTGACGTCATGATCCAGTTGGCCAAGGAAGGCATGACCATGATCGTGGTCACCCACGAGATGGGCTTTGCCCGCAAGGCTGCCGATCGTGTGGTGTTCATGGCTGACGGCCAGATTGTGGAAGACGCTACTCCCGAGGAATTCTTCACCAACCCGAAGAGCACCCGAGCCAAGGACTTCCTGTCCAAGCTTTTGACCCACTAGCTCTTTACCGCCCGCACCCAGGCCGTTAAAGACCGCACCCAGGCCGTAAGACGGCCAATCTATGAAAGGAATGTCATGAAGGCTTTCATTACCCGGAGGAAATCACTCCTGGTGGCCGCTTCCGCAGCCCTCGCCCTGTCGCTGAGCGCATGTGGCGGCGGCACCACCACCACTCCCCCGGTTGCTTCGGCGAGCTTCGAGGCCGGCACCACCATGGAGAAGCTGAACAAGGCCCAGAAGATCACCATCGGCACCAAGTTTGACCAGCCGCTGTTCGGCCAGAAGGGCCTGGACGGCAAGCCTGTCGGTTTCGACGTCGAAATGGGCAAGGCAATCGCTGCCAAGCTGGGTATTCCCGCTGACAAGATCGAATGGGTAGAGACTGTCTCCCAGAACCGCGAATCGTTCATCGAGCAGGGCCGCGTTGACCTGGTCATCGCTACCTACACCATCAACGATGCCCGGAAGGAAAAGGTCGCCTTCGCCGGACCGTACTACGAAGCCGGCCAGGCACTCCTGGTGAACAAGGACGACACCTCCATCTCCAAGCCTGAAGATGTCGCCGGCAAAAAGGTCTGCTCCGTGACGGGCTCCACCCCGGCCAAGACCATCGCCGAGAAGTACAACGCCGAGGTAGTTCCGGCTGCCACGTACACCGCTTGCCTGGAGCCGCTGCGCAACAAGCAGGTAGTTGCAGTAACCACGGACAACGTGATCCTCGCCGGCTACGTGGACAAGGAACCGGATGCCTTCAAGCTCGCTTCGGATGAAACCTTCACCAAGGAGCCTTACGGCATCGGCCTGAAGAAGGACGACACCGTCTTCCGCAACTGGATCAACGACCAGCTCGAGGCATTCCAGAAGGACGGCGACTACAAGAAGGCTTGGGAAGCCACTGCAGGCAAGGTCATCAAGACCACTCCTGAACTTCCTGCGATCAACCGCTACTAGTCGGGATCCGTTGACTGCCGCCGCCCACCCGGGCGGCGGCAGTTGACGACTCCAGGACCCTGTTCCCTGATTAGCTGCAGCCAAAGGAAGCCATGGACGCCGTCATAGCAAGCCTCCCCGAATACTGGGACGGATTTCTCCGAACCCTTTATCTCTCCGTAATTTCAGGAATCATTGCCCTCCTTGTCGGCACACTCCTGGCGGCCATGAGGGTTTCCCCCGTGGCTGCACTCCGCGGTTTCAGCATGTTTTATGTTGAAGTCGCGCGTAACACCCCGTTGACCATCATTTTCTTCTTCGCAGCCATCGTTCTCCCCCGGCTGGGCGTCAAGTTC
Above is a genomic segment from Arthrobacter sp. YN containing:
- a CDS encoding O-methyltransferase, yielding MSADKSSSWSYAEDLPAEDDVLLRARERSFELGVTPISPGVGAVLTVLAAASKAQTVVEVGSGAGVSGVCLLRGLSPQAVLTTIDVDVEHLKAAREAFLESGSPANRTRTISGRAADVLPRLTDSAYDLVFIDADKPNFPKYVEQAIRLLKSGGTLVINDALDKDRVANPAARDSTTAVLRQIGKAIRDDDRLASAMLPTGDGLLVAVKR
- a CDS encoding DUF3117 domain-containing protein, with translation MAAMKPRTGDGPMEVTKEGRSLIMRVPLEGGGRLVVELNAAEAENLKECLVGVTG
- a CDS encoding Mrp/NBP35 family ATP-binding protein, with product MSTASAEALHAALATVIDPELRRPITELGMLESVSSDDTGAVHVAVLLTIAGCPLRETITQDATAALSQVEGVRSVDVELKVMTPAQREALKEQLRGPGGQRGIPFTKPGSLTKVYAVASGKGGVGKSSVTVNLACALAAQGLRVGIVDADVHGFSVPALMGITQKPTQVDDMILPPVAYGVKVISIGMFVAGNQPVAWRGPMLHRALEQFLTDVYFGDLDALFLDLPPGTGDIAISVAQLLPNAEILVVTTPQAAAADVAERAGTIATQTGQKVAGVIENMSFLEMPDGGRMELFGSGGGAILAGRLSAAVGSEVPLLGQIPFDIRLREGGDAGKPVVLAAPETAAAKAMQGVASALASRPRGLSGLSLGIEPR
- a CDS encoding DUF1003 domain-containing protein, which translates into the protein MEAALADNNAARSPKSAGRASSSLDTPLSGRQRILPKFSPNPDAFGNATEGFARFMGTPTFLVYMTVFCVFWLAWNSFAPTDWQFDRMELGFTLLTLMLSLQASYAAPLLLLAQNRQDDRDRVSLQQDRQRAERNLSDTEYLTRELASLRIALREVATRDYVRTELRSLLEDIIDAQEELCETESAADGNESPGEKVKEKLKEKRDKSRGPRTQQIPKVRQPRATGPQHSTAKPSPETPESRA
- the sigE gene encoding RNA polymerase sigma factor SigE is translated as MPALHAAPVQISESIDGVADWVMPSWEEVVANHSAKVYRLAYRLTGNKFDAEDLTQEVFVRVFRSLENFKPGTLDGWLHRITTNLFLDQARRKSRIRFDALAEDAESRLPGREPGPEQSFEHNNLDLDVQRALEELPPDFRAAVVLCDLEGLSYDEVAEALGVKLGTVRSRIHRGRTMLREKLAHRDPRPAEARKPRLKMPRIASIL
- a CDS encoding amino acid ABC transporter ATP-binding protein, yielding MTTQASGDALVSLNGVNKHYGQLHVLKDINLQVKKGEVVVVIGPSGSGKSTLCRAINRLETIDDGDIAIDGKKLPEEGKDLAHLRADVGMVFQSFNLFAHKTILENVTLGPIKVKGVAKGTADKEAMALLERVGVGHQAPKLPAQLSGGQQQRVAIARALAMKPKVMLFDEPTSALDPEMINEVLDVMIQLAKEGMTMIVVTHEMGFARKAADRVVFMADGQIVEDATPEEFFTNPKSTRAKDFLSKLLTH
- a CDS encoding DivIVA domain-containing protein, whose product is MSFFLVFLAIVLIGAVLYLGAGIVRGRAIGAGLDDPVPSLPPVVLPSKAKPSDVDSLRFALGLRGYRMDQVDQVLDDLRDQLHAKDQEIERLSAQAQPRLEDGEPDRIKP
- a CDS encoding TIGR00730 family Rossman fold protein is translated as MSISQHPVPHPDANGQVRASHVPLPSDIAPAKHKGSLELRRKQADTGMSDQHLLDTSGAGQFIHTDPWRVLRIQSEFVEGFGALADLGPAVSVFGSARTKPGTEYYEMAVDVGRKLAEAGVAVITGGGPGSMEAANKGAVEGNGVSVGLGIELPFEQGLNQWVDLGINFRYFFARKTMFVKYAQGFVVLPGGLGTLDELFEAMVLVQTRKVTSFPIVLLGVRFWGPMIEWIRETLVAEGMVSEKDLDLIQLVDDPADAVHRVLHGAPLPPTPNGNQRPE
- a CDS encoding Sec-independent protein translocase TatB gives rise to the protein MLGINGPEFILLLIIGVLVIGPSRLPEYTQKLANLVKEVRRMASGAREQIKEEVGIDIDDVDWKKYDPRQYDPRRIIKDALLDDDTKPVSAGAPAVAATAAAAAASVETKPKAPARVIERLAEGEAAPFDSEAT
- a CDS encoding glutamate ABC transporter substrate-binding protein, with product MKAFITRRKSLLVAASAALALSLSACGGGTTTTPPVASASFEAGTTMEKLNKAQKITIGTKFDQPLFGQKGLDGKPVGFDVEMGKAIAAKLGIPADKIEWVETVSQNRESFIEQGRVDLVIATYTINDARKEKVAFAGPYYEAGQALLVNKDDTSISKPEDVAGKKVCSVTGSTPAKTIAEKYNAEVVPAATYTACLEPLRNKQVVAVTTDNVILAGYVDKEPDAFKLASDETFTKEPYGIGLKKDDTVFRNWINDQLEAFQKDGDYKKAWEATAGKVIKTTPELPAINRY